The genomic DNA GGTGCCGGTGGTGAGGCCGAGCCGAAACGCGAGGTCATCGACATCGGCCTGCAACGGCCCGAAATCGACTTCTTCGGCGACTGTCTGGACGGCTTCGTCGAACGGCTTGCCGAGGCTAACGTGGCCGGCGACGGCGTGGACGAAGTCTCGGATTTCACGGTCCTTCGCGTCATCGAGGCGGGCACGCCGGACCGAAATCGCACCCACCGGCAGGCCGTAAGCAGCGTAGCCGAGCAAAGCGACGTTGACCGCCGGCTCACCGACCCACCAGAGGAGCCCACCGAGAGCAGACGCCGGCGGCAGAAAGACGACGGCGGCGCTTGCGGGGTTTGTCGTCGCCGTCACGAGCGTTTCGAGCCCGCCGGGGCGGTCGTAGCTTACGCCGTGGTTGGCCGGCCGGAGCTCGACGACAAGCGCCGCGGCACAGCCCCCGACGACGAGAACGAACGCCGCGCTGCCGTAGACGAGCAGCGCGCGCATCGTCGGCTCACCGGGTATCGGAACGGGCCTAGAGAGGCCGGGCGCGAGGACGCTCATCACTGTCACGATGATAACTAAAAGCGCCGGCAGCACCAGCAGGACGATGAAAAGCTCCGCAAGCAGTTCCAGATAGTCACCGGCACGCTGTCGCTCGCGGGAGCGCTGATGGGAGAGCATCCGTGATTCCATCCGCAGGTAGCCCTGCAGTGCGTCCGAGCCCTGGTTCGCGTGCTCGCGGAACTTCAGGAGAAACGGCGACAAAAGCTCCCGGGAGGGTGTCTCGCGGGCGACGCTTCGGAGGCCCGAATCGAGACTGCCGGTGAGTTCCGCCTTCCGGAGCACTCGCCGAAGCTCGGCGCTCGTCTCGCCGTAGGCGTCCTGTTTGGCGACCCGGCGAAGCATCTCGCGCCGACCCTCGCTACCGTCGGCCAGCGCCCGCAGGTATCGGACCGCTCCCGGAAGCGTCCGTTCGATAGCTGTCCGGCGGGCGTCGACCCGCCAGCGGAGGTACGCACCGCCCGAGGCGACTGTCGCCCGTTTTCCGATTGCGCCAACGGCTACCCCAGCCGCGACAGCGCTGTAAAGCCGGGGCACCGACGGCAGGGAAACGTCGCCCGGAGCGGCGGCACCGAGAGCCGTTGTAGCGGCATCGACAGGGGCAACGAGCAAAATCGCGGCGACGGCTGCCGCGAGAACGGCCGCGACGAGCCATGAGATGCCGTAGATGCGGGCGAGGTACGTATCGAAACCAACTGTGAGTCCCGCTCCGCGATACCGGTCGCGGTCACGGTCGTGGCGGGCGCTGTCGGCGTGGCGAGAAAACAGCGCATGCAGCCCGCGGTCGAGCCGAGAGGCGACGCTCATCGCGTTGCCCACCTCCGACAACGGCGATGTTGACACCGGCTCCGCGGAGCCACGCTCGTTTGGGGCGTCGCATGCGGCGCAATACCCGACGGCTGGCAGGTGTGGTCAGTCATCGGCGGCCGCCTGTCGCTGGATGCGTTCGACTGTCGCTGCCTCGTCAGTCCGGAGGTCGCCGAGGAATCCGAACAGCGAGTCGATGTCGGAGACGCCCTCGCGAACGAGGTATTCGACGTAGCCGTGTTTGCGGTGGAACTCGTCCTGTACGTCCGCAATCGGGCGGTTCAACCGCTGTGCAAGCCGGGAAAGTGCGTACATCCCGTTCCGCGCTGTCGGGTCACCGAGGTCGGGGTGCTCGTAGGCGAACTCCCAACCGCCGTCGGGCGTCCGGTCGAGTACGCGGTTGTAATGTATCGTCGACCCGTCTTTCTCGATTGTCTCGACCGGCGCATCGAGGGCGGCGGCTTCCTGCTCGGAGAGCAATTCAACGACGGAACCGACAAAGCGGTCGCCATCGACGTGCTTTGGGAAGACGACAAGGTCGATTTCCCGCAACAGGTACGGCGGGAGGCCCTTCTCGACGACCCGGTTGACGAGCTTTTCGATGTCCTCGGCGTGGGTCGTTCCCAAAACGCCGTGGCCCGTCTGAAGCACCTCACCGAACGTCTCGAACGACTCCGGCGTGTTTATCTCCGCGATGACCTCCACGTCCGGGTTGAGGTAGTTCGTCTCGGTCATCAGGTCGGCCATCGAGACGTTCTTGAACTCCTCTTGGTGTTCACGCGTGGTCAGCGAGACGCCCGTCTCGTGGGGCAAAAGCACCTCTCGGGAGCCTTCGTCGATGCTCACGGGGCGGTCCTCGTAGCTCACGAAAGGCATATGCGAGTTCATCAGCGTCGTCTTCCCGGCCCCGGTCGGCCCGGAGAACAGCACGACGCCGTGGTGTTCATAGAGCAGCCACAGCAGCGTCACGAGCTCGGTCGGTAGCGACCCGCTCTCGACGAGGTCGACAGGGGTGAGAACGTCCGGAGCCTGCTTTCGAATCGAAATATGGGGGCCGTCCTCGGAGATTGTCGGCAGCGCGACCGCACAGCGGATGGTCTGGTCGACGCCGTCGAGGTCGAGGTTGACCTTCGCCGACGGCCGGCTCGCGGAGAGTTCGACGCCGTCGTTGGCCGCAAGCTGCGTAACGACGTTGACGAAGGCGGATTCGGAGTCGAACCGGAGGTTCGTCGGTTCGCGGCCGTCGCCGCGAGGGACGACCTTGATACGCTCGCCGACGCGGTTGGCCTCGATATCTTCGAGGTTCGGGTCGCGTATCGGTATCGTCAGCTGGCCGTAGCCGACCAAATCGCGGAGGACGTAGTACGTGAGCGCATCCAGCCGGCCGTCGGCGAAGCGACCATCGACCGGCGGGACGGCCAGTCCGTACTCCGCCAGCGCCGCCCGGAGTCGGTGTTCGGCCGCATCGAGCCACGCACGGGTGTTCCGGGCGGTCAGGCGACGGGAAAGCAGCTCTTCGCCGCGCTCACGGACGACGGAGCGGCGGTCATCGACCGACGACTCACCGTCAACCCCCGTCTCCCAAATGCGCGTCTTGCACTCGGCGATGAGTTCGTCGTCGCCCGGCAGCCGGTCGGGTTCGAGAACGGCGTATTTCCGCTCGAAGGCGTCCGCGCCGAGCATCCGGTCGCGGTAGCGGACGACCGGGACCTCGTAGCCGGCAAACGAAACGGTGTAGCGGTCGAGCCGTTCGGCGCTGAACCGGTCGACGAAGTCGGCGTCGTCGATGCCGGTTCGGGCCGGCGCGTAGTCGCGGAGGTGGACGAGTAGTTCGTCGCCCGCGACGTCTGCGACCTCGATTTCGTCGTCGAGCGCATGGGGCGTCAGCTCGCCGAGACACTTCAGCTCGGCCAGCAGATGATACGTTAGCCGCCGGCGACCACTCGGCGAACAGTCGACGAGTCGGTCGACGACACGGTCGTACTTCCGGTCGAAGCCCTCGCGGAACCGCTCTGCGGCACCCTCTCGGGTCCGGGGACGGCTTAGTTCAGCCCCCTCGAAGTGGCGGCGAACGGTCCGCAGGTCCGTTTCGGCTGCTGTCGAAAGCGACGGGTCCCGGACCTCGTAGACGAAGCCGTCGTCGTCGGAACGAACCGTCGCGACAACACCGGGGGCGATCTCGTAATGGTCGTGGACATCAGGTGCATACCACGCCGCTGGGCTGTCCGGCGGCTCCGGGGCGGGGACGACAGGGGCGTCAGAATACATTTTGCGTCGTTCTGTGCTCGGTATTTGGTATAAATACTAGGGAACTGCGGCGGGTGCGAAAGCAGTTCATCAGCAACAGAATGAGATATGCACTCATGCACCAATATTAAGACAGTCCGCCCCATCCCCCTAATAGAATCATGATAGACCTCGATATCGATATGCGTCAGTACGACTGTCCGTTTATCGATACGACCGACGAGGTGCCGGTGAGTTTCTCGGCGATGCAGTGGCATCTCGACACCAGTTACGGACAGTTGGAAACCCGGATGATAGTGAAAGGCGAGTCCCGCGAGACGCTCACACGGGGGCTACAGACGCTTCGGGACCACGGAAACATTACTAGCTGTGTCTCCCTCAAAAAGAAAGGCGACACGGCGACGATACGGACCGTCATCGAAGAGACCGACGCGATGTCTGTTGTCCAAAACCACGACGGCTACATCACCGGTCCGTTCAACATTGAGGACGGGACCGAGATCTGGCACGTCGGGTTCGACGACGAGGCAACGGCAGACCGGGCGCTTTCGGACCTCGACGACGAGAACGATGTCGCCGTCGAGAGCCGCACAGAGCTGACTGTGGCGGAGCTTTTCGACGTCATCGAGAACGCCAATGCAGCACACAGTTTCCTCGACAGCTGCCGAGCGTTGACAGACACAGAGCGGGAGACGCTCGTGGCAGCCGCGGAAGCCGGCTACTTCGAGACACCACGGGGGGCGTCACTCGATGACCTCGCCGAGGAGTTCGATGTTTCAAAAACTGCCGCCTCGATGAACCTCCGCCGAGCGGAGCGGAAACTCGTCGAGGCGACCATCGAATCGATGTCGTCACTCCGTGGTGTCGAGTAGCGGACTGATATGTTAACGTCCTGCTTTATTCTCGCTGCGGGCGTTGTCCAGGTATGGTATGGCACGTCACAGTCCCGGAAGAGAGCTACGAGCAGGCGACAGCCGAATTTACGTGGGACATTCCGAACGACTACAACGCTGCCTACGACCTCGTCGGGAAACACGAACACGCCGACAGGCCAGCGTTGTTTCAGGCCTACCCCGATGGCCGGCGGGAGGAGTACAGTTTCGGCGACCTTGACGACGAATCCGACCGGCTCGCGAACGCCCTCGCCGACTTAGGCGTCGGCAGGGGCGACCGCGTCGGCGTCGTGTTGCCGCAGGTGCCGGCGAATCCGATAACACATCTGGCCTGTTGGAAGCTCGGGGCCGTCTCGATGCCGCTTTCGGTTCTGTTCGGCCCAGACGGCCTCCAGTACCGGCTTGACGACAGTGAGGCGACTGTTGCCGTCGTTGACAGAGATAGCTATGAAACCGTCGATGGCATCCGTGAGCGCTGTGCCGGACTGGAACACGTCGTCGAGGTCGACTGGGCCGGCGCGGGACACCACGAAGGGTCGACAACGTTCAGCGGGCTTGTCGCAGCCGCCGACAGCAGCTTCGAGCCGGTCGATACCTCCCCTGAAACGCCCGCCATCATCATGTATACGAGTGGCTCGACGGGGCCACCGAAAGGGGCACTCCACACCCACTCCGTGTGGGTCGGCCACTGTCCGGCTTTCAAGATGTATTTCGAACTCGACATGTCCGAAGCGGTGTTCTGGACACCCGCCGACTGGGCTTGGATAGGGGCACTTGGCGACCTCGTGTTTCCGGCGTGGCACTACGGCCGACCGGTTGTCGGCTATCCGATGGGGGAGTTCGACCCCGAGTTGGCCTTCGAACTCTCCGCCGAGTTCGATGTCACATCGACGTTCCTTCCACCGACGGCTATCCGCATGCTGATGGGCATCGAAACAGACAGCTACGACCTCTCGCTGGAGGCCATCTGTTCTGGAGGCGAGCCGCTTACGTCCGAGATTCTCGAGTGGGCCGAAGCGGAACTCGACGGTGTCGCGGTAAACGAACTGTACGGCCAGACCGAGGCAAATCTGTTGGTCTGCAACTGCCAGTCGTGGTTCCCCGCACAGGCCGGGAGCATGGGGAAGCCAGTTCCAGGGCATGAAGTCGCCGTCGTTGACCCCGACGATGGAACACCGGTTGCGACAGGCGAGGTCGGACAGATAGCAGTCAAGCGGACGGATGACCCGGTTGTTTTCGAGGAGTACTGGAACCAGCCGGAGAAGACGGCGTCGGTTACCGTCGGCGGATGGCACCTGACCGGCGACCTCGCAGAGCGAGACGAGGACGGATACATCTGGTTCAAATCCCGAGACGATGACATCATCATCACGAGCGGCTACCGGGTCGGTCCCGGCGAAGTCGAGGAAGCCATTCTCGAACATCCGGACATTGAGCAGGCTGGCGTCGTCGGCGTGCCGGATGAAACCCGGGGTGAGATTATCAAGGCGTTCTGCCAGCCAGTCGAAGGCGTTGCGGGCGACGACGGCCTCCGGACAGAAGTGCAGTCGCTCGTCAAAGAAAACCTCGCCAAACACGAGTATCCCCGGGAGCTGACGTTCGTCGACGAGCTACCGACGACGACGACCGGGAAGATACGGCGTACCGAGCTCAGAAAAGAGCCGTAGACACGGCCAGAGGCGCTAGCCGCCGCCTCCGCCCTGCATCAGTTCCTGTATCTCTTCGTCTTCCAGCAGCGCCTCAGGGTCACCGCTATCGACGATTTCGCCGCGTTCGATGACGTACATCCGGTCGACGATATCGGGGACGTGGCTCGCGTTTGATTCGGCGACGAGCACGGAGATATCGCGGTCAATAATCTCTCTGAGATACTCCTTGAGGTTCTCGACGACGATGGGGGCAAGTCCCTCAAGCGGCTCGTCGAGAAGCAGCAGGTCCGGGTCCAGCGCCATCGCGCGGCCGATGGCACACATCTTTCCCTGCCCGCCGCTCAAGTTTTGCACCTCAGCGTCGCGCCGGTCGTCAAGCTCCTCAAAGAGGTCGAAGATGCTCTCGACCATCGCGTCCTCGTCGTCGATGCCGCGGGCGTCGCCGGAGGTCCAGATGGGGAGCCGGAAGTTCTCCTCGACGGTCATACCGGTAAAGAGGTCGCGGCCTTCCGGCTGATAGCCGATGCCACGCATCGGAATGACCTCAGGCCGGAGGTCGGTGAGCTCCTCGCCGTCGAACCTGACAGACCCCGAATCAAGCGGTGTCAATCCCATGATGCCACGGAACGTCGATGTCTTGCCGGCCCCGTTGCGGCCGACGAGCGCGACAGCCTCGCCAGCCTCGACGGTCAGGTCGATACCGTGTGTGACCTCGAACCCCTCGACCATCGCGTGGTTGTCGGTCAGCTCCAAAAGCGGGTTACTCATCCTCGGACACCCCCAGAAGCGTTTGGCGCAGGTCGTCGTCGGTGTCGAGCAGCGTCGGCGGCCCCTCTCGGAACACCTCGCCCTCGACGAGCGCAACCATCCGGTCGGCGTAGGTTCTGACGATGTCCATATCGTGCTCGATGGTGACCGTTGAGACGTTCTGTTCTTTGCTCGCCTCGACGACTGTCTCAATGACGTACTCCTTTTCTTCGGCGCCGACACCGGATGTCGGCTCATCGAGCAGCAGGTAGTTCGGGTCCAGCGCGAAGGAAATCGCGACATCGAGCAGCTTCCGGTCGCCATGCGGGAGCGTTTCGGCGACCTCGTCGGCGACGTCTTCGAGCCGGAACTGTTCGAGCAGGGCGTCGACATCTGCCTCGACAGCCTCGTGTTCGTCGTCCAAGCTCCGGACCTTCGTGAACTTGTCGTGGTTCGAGAGCGCGGCGGTTCGGACGTTTTCCCGAACGGTCATCTCCTCGAAGAGATGGACGATCTGGAAGCTACGGACTAGGCCCTCTTTGACGCGCCTGTCCGGGCGCATTTCCGTAATATCCCGCTCGACAGTTCCGTCATCGGTCTGTTCGTGCATGACGACCGAGCCTTCATCGGGCTCTAGCAGTCCAGTCAAGAGGTTAATCAGGGTCGTCTTCCCGGCGCCGTTCGGTCCAACGATGAAGACCATTTCACCGGATTCGGTGCCGAACTGCAGCGATACGTCGTCTGTCGCGCGGAGCTTTCCGAACTCCTTTACGAGATTGCGTGCTTCGAGCATGTCATTTCACCCCAAATAGGATAATCTTCGTCGTGTGGGCT from Natronomonas pharaonis DSM 2160 includes the following:
- a CDS encoding type II secretion system F family protein translates to MSVASRLDRGLHALFSRHADSARHDRDRDRYRGAGLTVGFDTYLARIYGISWLVAAVLAAAVAAILLVAPVDAATTALGAAAPGDVSLPSVPRLYSAVAAGVAVGAIGKRATVASGGAYLRWRVDARRTAIERTLPGAVRYLRALADGSEGRREMLRRVAKQDAYGETSAELRRVLRKAELTGSLDSGLRSVARETPSRELLSPFLLKFREHANQGSDALQGYLRMESRMLSHQRSRERQRAGDYLELLAELFIVLLVLPALLVIIVTVMSVLAPGLSRPVPIPGEPTMRALLVYGSAAFVLVVGGCAAALVVELRPANHGVSYDRPGGLETLVTATTNPASAAVVFLPPASALGGLLWWVGEPAVNVALLGYAAYGLPVGAISVRRARLDDAKDREIRDFVHAVAGHVSLGKPFDEAVQTVAEEVDFGPLQADVDDLAFRLGLTTGTRDGGTRREALDRFVERVGTPLSEQTVGLVTGALSVGSDAETTFETLQTEIGSLYHQRKKLRSAMAVYVAVGWTTALLVVGIVVAVNAYVLDGFAQLSSVSGASGVAIDPEAVDIERDAWRFYVVTQATMLACGWFAGVASRSRYEALLHSSALVVVCYLVFAGAGMI
- a CDS encoding type II/IV secretion system ATPase subunit, coding for MYSDAPVVPAPEPPDSPAAWYAPDVHDHYEIAPGVVATVRSDDDGFVYEVRDPSLSTAAETDLRTVRRHFEGAELSRPRTREGAAERFREGFDRKYDRVVDRLVDCSPSGRRRLTYHLLAELKCLGELTPHALDDEIEVADVAGDELLVHLRDYAPARTGIDDADFVDRFSAERLDRYTVSFAGYEVPVVRYRDRMLGADAFERKYAVLEPDRLPGDDELIAECKTRIWETGVDGESSVDDRRSVVRERGEELLSRRLTARNTRAWLDAAEHRLRAALAEYGLAVPPVDGRFADGRLDALTYYVLRDLVGYGQLTIPIRDPNLEDIEANRVGERIKVVPRGDGREPTNLRFDSESAFVNVVTQLAANDGVELSASRPSAKVNLDLDGVDQTIRCAVALPTISEDGPHISIRKQAPDVLTPVDLVESGSLPTELVTLLWLLYEHHGVVLFSGPTGAGKTTLMNSHMPFVSYEDRPVSIDEGSREVLLPHETGVSLTTREHQEEFKNVSMADLMTETNYLNPDVEVIAEINTPESFETFGEVLQTGHGVLGTTHAEDIEKLVNRVVEKGLPPYLLREIDLVVFPKHVDGDRFVGSVVELLSEQEAAALDAPVETIEKDGSTIHYNRVLDRTPDGGWEFAYEHPDLGDPTARNGMYALSRLAQRLNRPIADVQDEFHRKHGYVEYLVREGVSDIDSLFGFLGDLRTDEAATVERIQRQAAADD
- a CDS encoding helix-turn-helix domain-containing protein, producing the protein MIDLDIDMRQYDCPFIDTTDEVPVSFSAMQWHLDTSYGQLETRMIVKGESRETLTRGLQTLRDHGNITSCVSLKKKGDTATIRTVIEETDAMSVVQNHDGYITGPFNIEDGTEIWHVGFDDEATADRALSDLDDENDVAVESRTELTVAELFDVIENANAAHSFLDSCRALTDTERETLVAAAEAGYFETPRGASLDDLAEEFDVSKTAASMNLRRAERKLVEATIESMSSLRGVE
- a CDS encoding acyl-CoA synthetase, which gives rise to MVWHVTVPEESYEQATAEFTWDIPNDYNAAYDLVGKHEHADRPALFQAYPDGRREEYSFGDLDDESDRLANALADLGVGRGDRVGVVLPQVPANPITHLACWKLGAVSMPLSVLFGPDGLQYRLDDSEATVAVVDRDSYETVDGIRERCAGLEHVVEVDWAGAGHHEGSTTFSGLVAAADSSFEPVDTSPETPAIIMYTSGSTGPPKGALHTHSVWVGHCPAFKMYFELDMSEAVFWTPADWAWIGALGDLVFPAWHYGRPVVGYPMGEFDPELAFELSAEFDVTSTFLPPTAIRMLMGIETDSYDLSLEAICSGGEPLTSEILEWAEAELDGVAVNELYGQTEANLLVCNCQSWFPAQAGSMGKPVPGHEVAVVDPDDGTPVATGEVGQIAVKRTDDPVVFEEYWNQPEKTASVTVGGWHLTGDLAERDEDGYIWFKSRDDDIIITSGYRVGPGEVEEAILEHPDIEQAGVVGVPDETRGEIIKAFCQPVEGVAGDDGLRTEVQSLVKENLAKHEYPRELTFVDELPTTTTGKIRRTELRKEP
- a CDS encoding ABC transporter ATP-binding protein, whose protein sequence is MSNPLLELTDNHAMVEGFEVTHGIDLTVEAGEAVALVGRNGAGKTSTFRGIMGLTPLDSGSVRFDGEELTDLRPEVIPMRGIGYQPEGRDLFTGMTVEENFRLPIWTSGDARGIDDEDAMVESIFDLFEELDDRRDAEVQNLSGGQGKMCAIGRAMALDPDLLLLDEPLEGLAPIVVENLKEYLREIIDRDISVLVAESNASHVPDIVDRMYVIERGEIVDSGDPEALLEDEEIQELMQGGGGG
- a CDS encoding ABC transporter ATP-binding protein — its product is MLEARNLVKEFGKLRATDDVSLQFGTESGEMVFIVGPNGAGKTTLINLLTGLLEPDEGSVVMHEQTDDGTVERDITEMRPDRRVKEGLVRSFQIVHLFEEMTVRENVRTAALSNHDKFTKVRSLDDEHEAVEADVDALLEQFRLEDVADEVAETLPHGDRKLLDVAISFALDPNYLLLDEPTSGVGAEEKEYVIETVVEASKEQNVSTVTIEHDMDIVRTYADRMVALVEGEVFREGPPTLLDTDDDLRQTLLGVSEDE